GGAGGAAATTGTCACGCCCCGGTAATTGATTGCCGAGAAAATCCAAATGGATGGCAAGTGCTGAAGTACAAAATCTGCACATAGAAGCAACCTTAGTATCATCAGCAACCCAAGAACCTTGCTTACTGTGGCAATTATACCATGCATTGCAAGTTTCTTGTATACACCAGTACATATTTTTATACTAGCTTTTAGCTACATAGATTGTAGCAGAGGTATTTTTGTACGGTGTTTAAAAGGTGTGATTACAAGTGTGATGCATCCTAACCTATTTCTGTTTGTAATTTTGGCATCTCACAATAACTTGAGTCACTcaatcatgcatatatatatatatatatatataagagtttTCTCTTTGATTCCTTGTGAATACttgtatagtttttttttattattattattttaagatTTACATAAGGGAAGAGAACTCCTTTTCGTTATATGGCACTTGAGTCAGATAATGAAATCTCCTTTTAGTCAATAACTTTAAGACCACAAATCAGATATGACATGAGATCATAAAATGATCAACTTTGATGTCAGATAATCATTTGCTGAGATGATACAGTCTCAAACTAAGGATTCTTTGTTAAATTCTTCAATTCATGGAGTGTCGCAAATGAATGAGTGATTTGGAATTAGTTGATTGATAGTTGCTGCAAAAAAGAACTGATTATTGCTCTATAGATAATTAGGGCAGCATCGAATTTTCCACAAAGTGATGTAATGATGCAAAATCCTTAGTTTTCACATGCAGTTTTCCATGAAGTCCTATTAttgataaaataataataaaaaaaaataataataatagtaatattAACCAGCGGAATTAACACTAGTGAACTAAAACAAGGGAAATAGACGAAATGAAATGCTGCAAACAAATACTATACCTGAAGGGCATGTAGAGGTTGATAGTGCCAACACGGTTGAATTAGCAGCAACTACAATGTCTACTCCTTTCAGATGAAGTTATAACTCGGTCAAGAACCATGAAGTACACATCAGAAGCTTGTAGAAAGTCGAGAAGCTGAGCCTGTTGAAATTGCATTTGAAGAAACAAAATGTCAATATATAAGGGATAATTGACTTGGGGCAATGAAAACTGGGAAAAATCCAATAAAACAACTAACAAGATATCATGTACCTAAGTGCATCCTGACACATAGCAGATAAATGTAAGCCATTTAATCAATCAGACAAAATGGGATATGAAATAACGAAGTCCAATTTTGCCAATACGGTATCATATGTGCTATGCCAAACCTCCCAAGTAAAACAAGAATGAGGCGTAGAATAGACATAGCTATGTTTCATTTATTTCAAGGTAACAGACACTAAAAGGAAAGAATCATGAACTTTGGCTGCCAAGACAAATTTATACTCCTTTTGTCTtgcataacaaaagaaaatctatatacttgaTCTCTTTTTCCATACTACCTCAAAGATACCTAAAGTCAAAAGGTTAAAGAGAGGGTTGAACCTGTAAACAGCAGTTACTATTTGCATTGACACAATAGGGGGGCAAATTGTAATAGTTAGCCTGTCAAAGTTATAAGAAATATAAGCTTTTAGGTGTATCAGCGTATCTCAAAAGTTTCAATGAATTTAAGACATTCCTAAAGCATAGCACAGGGATGAAGGTCACAGCTAAAGTTATATCAAATAGGAAACAGCGATTAAATCAAAGGTATATTCTGAAAGCAAGTTGAAAAGAAATTGGGTAATTAAAAGATAGACATTGCTTTATAAAGCAGGGAGTTGACACAATGAATTAGAAATTACCTCAGAGAGAACTGGGGACTCATCATCATATATAGCATATCATATCTCCTCTCCATCGATCTCTATGCAAGGGATGTCAGCAATCTTGGACCAAGCTTCCCCTCTCTCCTTCTGGACTCGTTCTTGGAGCAAAGGACAGTTCGTGATCACCAactgagaaagagaagaagctAGCATCTCTTCTGGCAAGCTCCGAAGCTTGGGCATACAACTAATGTATAACGACTGAAGAGAGTTGACGCAACTCAACTTCTCCAAGGTCGTAACATTTGgaaggttggagatggagagagaagTGAGAGAGGTAGGAAGCAGTCTCTCTGGAAATGAACAAACTTCTTCACCACCCCAAAACCAGATTCTTAGATCTCTAAGAGAGCTGACTCTTTGTAGACCCCAATGCTGGTGGTTTTTAAAGAGGCCATTGTTACAATGAAATTCAAGGGATTTTAATGCTGGCGGCAATCCCTCTTCTGGAAATGAATCTAGACAGCCTTCTATTTGCAGATGCTCAAGAGAAGGGAGAAGGGTGTGCATTTGTTTAGGCAATGATCGAAATTCCCCACACCAAAGGATACGCATCTCCTTCAAATTGGGCGCATCCATCCCGCCATCTGATAGACATACAAGTTTAGGGCATTTATCTATACTCAGTCTACGCAGGGACAGGAATGTAGGGCATTGAGATTCTTGTGAAAGTGAGCCAGCAAAGGACCGCAGACCAAACAATCTCACATCTTCAAGCTTTGGGAAGCTGTCTAATGGTAATATGTTAGTTAGATATGGACAGTCGCCCAGAGTCAGCTTACAAAGATTAGGAAAGACTCCACCTTCTTCATGACAACCGTCAACATAAGACCACTCCTGCCATTTCAACATGCCGATGAAACTCAATTCTTTGAGAGATCTAAATGGGCCACACAACTCGAAGCCAATCGAAAGCAGTTCATTAAACCCCTTAATAGAAAGCTTTGCGAGGGAGGGTAGCTTCCCCAGAGGGGGCAAGAAAGAACAATGCTTACAATCTTCAAGTTCAATAGAAGATAGTTTAGAGAGATAAGGATCTCCTAACCAATCTGGAAAGCTGCTACCTCCAAAAGATTTAATCACAAGTTCTCTTAGGTTAGCATGAGGTTGAAGCTGGCCAAGAACTTCTCTATCTTTTTGGGAGTCCTTAGTAACATGTCCCCTTGGTTCATATTTTTTCCATAGTAAACGTAGTTCATTGAGATATTCCTTGCCTCTCAAATTGGCCTTCAAAGCAGCCACATCATCTACATTGTGATCAAGTCCTGAGATCAAAAGGCTTCCGTGCAGATGCTGAAGCTCACTTAACTCTGCAATGCTATCCCCACTGTGTTTGTCCAAAACAAAATCAGTTAATAATTGCAGATTTTTCAGCTTACCCATAGACGGGGGCATCTTCTCTAACCTTGTCCCTTTGATATCAAGATGGCGCAAGTTGATCAGGCTCCCCAAATTAGTTGGTAACTCAACAAGTTCTGTACAATCACTCAACGATaatgtttgtaaattatataaAGTACAAATTGAGTTGGGCAACTTCTGAATTGAACTGCCAGACAACACTAGCTGTCTCAGATGTTTCAAGCTGCTTACTGCATCAGGCAACGCTATGATATCATATCCTGATAAATCGAGTACTCTCAAGCATTGTAATGTTCTCGATAGATTACCTAGTACCTTATTGGACATGCGAAAGTCTGAGGTACCGGAATTCTGTGGGGGTGGGATTGATAGGAAGGTGCGCAAATATCTGGCATTATGTAAACCCTCAAGTTTCTCTACTGTAACATGACTTTTCATATAGGAAAAATGACGAGTCTTCCTCACCATGGTGAGTGAGACATCACCCCCATCAAGACTAACACAAAACTCTCCTGATATAAACTTTGCCAAATCACTAATGAGATCATGCACGGTGAACACTGATTGAGTATAAGCACCTGAATGTTGAAAAAATGACCTCGAGATTAGAATGTGGAAGTAGTCATCTCCAACTTGTTCCATCGTCTTTCTCTTACTAGGTGGTAAGAGATCTTCAGCCATCCATAACGATACCAATTCTGATTTTGTAAACTGGTAACCTCTGGGAAATATGGAACAATAGGCTAAGCAGCGCTTGAGATGTGAAGGCAGATAACAATAGCTCAACCAAAGAGCTGGCAGACCGATCCAGTCACCTGGCGGGTTCCATATGTCACTGTTCAATATCATCTCCCATTGTTTCAGATCCAGTTCAGAGCGTAAAAGACCTCCAAGTGATTTTGCAGCCAAGGGAAGACCTTGACACTTCCTCGCAATCTCTCTTCCGATTACTTCAAGACGTGGATGTTCACCACCATTTGCATTTTCAAAGGCATGTTTAGCAAACAGTTCCCAGCAATCGTGCTCAGATAATTGGCTTAGAAGGTGAGCTGGAAGAGAACTCATCATAGATGCAACACTAAGATCCCGTGTTGTGACAATGATCTTACTTCCTCGTGCTCCAGATTGGAACTGCCCCCTCAAGAAATCCCAACTAGCATAGTTCGTACTCCaaacatcatcaagaacaatgaGAAATTTCTTTCCAGCCAAAGCATTTTTCAATAGATGTTCTGGATCTCTGGAAAAAAAAGTTCGAGAACGAATCGACTGACAGTCACCGATCGACTCTGTTATTCTAACAATATCAAAATCATACGAAACATAAACCCAGCCTTGGAGATCAAACTCTTCCTTCACTCTGGCATCGTTGAACACATGTTTAACAAGGGTTGTTTTACCGATCCCACCCATGCCCACAATAGGAATGACACCGATCCTACCATACGTTTCATCCCCTGACAGCAACAAGCTAATGATGGTCTCCTTGTCCTCATCCCTTCCATAGATGTCAGACTCTTCTTCTACCCGAGGAACTGTGGATAGTCTTGCTCGTGGTCTATCTTTAACGCCACGGATTTTCAAAGCAAGCGCCGCCATTTGGTCCACAATAAGATCTAATCTATAAACAATCTCCACAAGCTTTAAATCCGTAGTTCTTTCAAACTCGCTAAGAACTAAGGAAGAGCTCTTGAAGAAAGTAGTTGTGCTGCTCTCTCCAGATAGACCACCTTCCAGCTTGCGTCGCAGATCCTCTGTCTGGATCTCATCGAGCAGGTCCTCAGCATGACAGAGAGTGTCTGTAAGCTCGTCAAGCCACTCCCTCACAGCTGGGCTTCTGATCTGCCTCTCCTCAGCATCATCGACCACTCCATTGACTGCAAGCAACCTTATCTTCAACTTTTTGAGCAGTCCAGTTGTATTTTTCTGCCTCCGAATAAAGTCAACCAACTCAACAAAAGCAATTCCATCAACcaaccgagagagaaaagaggatAGAAGAGAACCACCTGGTAATTCAACGTCCATGGCTTCTTGACTAGGCAGGAAACGCAAAGATAATGGTAACAACGAGGAACGTCGTTGGTTTCTGGTTTTTTGTTCTTGATATATCAAGATtatacattattattattatacatatatctaaAGGCCCTAGCACTGTTCATAACGGAGTATAAATACGGTTTTGCCCTTTGTTTTTGCTGATTTACGGCTTGCCATTGTAGATGTGTGTTTTTACGCCACAGAAGGGTTGTGATtcagacttaaaaaaaaaaaaaaggaaaaaaaaaatggattgtCGTGTTTGATCAGCGAGAGAAGggtatttggttttgttttgataaTATCGAATTTGACAATTTGTAGCTTCCGTGGGTTTGGCGAGGGTGAGGATTGCAGGTTTGTGTGGTTTGGTTTTTGCGTTTATATGGGTTTTTTGCGTTTTAGGGGGATTGTAGATCTGTGTTaaccaaatgaaaaataaacaaTCATCTATGAAACCTTTGAAATTAGTTGAATTTATATGGGTTTTTGCGTTTTGTTTGTTGTTGATGGTTGATTGGAATTGTTTCAAACTACGTTTTTCAAGTTTACCGGTTGGAAGATTTTCATCAGATAGTGGCTCATTTCTTATTGGATTGGTTAATATTATTGATATATGTGTTAAATTTGCCTGATTTGTGAGTTTATGATTTTAaagttggtttttcttttaaggtgttttttttttcttttaaggtgTTTATAAAGATTGAGAATTATTTGTGCTTTTATTCAAGGAGATCATTGTTAACCAAATGAAAAATGAGCCCTCATCTAGCTGTCATCTAAGTAATTAATAGTGAATATACATTTGAGAATCGATTTGATTTTAAATATTAGACATTTGAGATACTATCACGAGTCTCTACCAAATGACTGTATTCAACtatgcaccaactagcaaagagcgctctactggagactctatttgctttgaaaaagtggtgacataacagaaagataactcgatatgtaacccgattacaacgtagcataattaccataggcacaactttcctactatgttgccgccggaagataaatccgacgacacttagtttcaccctgccactaggcggtagcgaccatttgacgaacCAATGAACTCGcagcctacctagagcagacaaggcactttgagtgcacacacaggcaCATAGCCCGACTAGTCCTACAAGGTAGATGTAGGGACTTATTATACGCCTAAGGCGTGACAATAATAaccaactaaaataaataaaattaaaacaagcaATTAAAAAATCAGCCCAGACTTAGGGCCCAAAGAAGGGTCCAAACCCAAGGCCTAATCCAGAAAGCAGGAGATACACCAGCCTCCAGGCAAGCCTGGCCCGATCCCACTACCGGCGGATCCTCCAACACGCTGCTCCACCACCTTCGTCTGACCGCCGCCGACATCGATTTGCCTTCTCCATCACACAATAGAGATGTGGCATCCCAGATCGTGTCCCATTGAAGAAGAAGCACCATGGAGAGAACCCAAACCAGATCGGATCCCTAAGACCCAAACCAGATCAACGCAGTGGGATCAGACCCCAGCCGCGCCGCCAGTTTCGCGTCACTGCCTGGCCGCCTCCAAACCCGCAACCCAATCTTCCGATCTATCCAGTGAGGGACGAACCAAAACCTGCCCACCACCGCGATATCCTCCTTCTGTGCATCACAGACAACCACCGCGTCACACCAGACCCACAAGGGATCAACAATGGCCGTCCGACGACGGCAAAAAGGCTCGCCGCAGGACAGGGAGGAAaactctcttctttctctcaggCGCGTACCTTCAGCTTCGTTACTGTTTAAGATTTCTTAAtgtaaagaaaaaacaaataatttgttaaTGCTTAttataatcaggggtttaggctaaatgtcccccccttgtattcgacagtttcattaatgaaggcttcagggcagccgcaccagctacttattcaaaaaaatatatatatatattagacatttgagaattgatttgattttaaaattttaggCATAATTTGTTGGATGTTAATAATGTCTTATATCAGATGTGCACAGCTTACGGCGATCTGTGTAGCATCATGGAAATGCTTCATCTGTTTTTAATAAGGTTTTTAACATTGTGCTTTTGATGATTTGCAGTCCCTGTAAAAGCTGAGGTATTGAAATcgaaaagagaagaaagcaaATCAGTTTTCTCTTCGATTTTACAGGTGTGACTCTAATGACTTTGTGCTTTTTCTGATCTAAGTATATTGTTTGCTGTATGAATCCTGTATTCAGTGGATTGACAACTGAGAAAAATTTCTTGAATAAGTACTTTTGGATATTGTTTGTATTTTCAGCTTTTTGGTTGTGTGATTACCTGCATCTATTAAATTGTTTAGAGTATCAAATTGGAATGTCTCAGTTTGTTCCAATGTTATCTGTGCTCTTAATCTCATTGTTTGCTTTTCATCtgtttatgtttttttatttgattcttAGATTACTTGATATTCCTTTGAACGGATATCAAAGCAAACATGTTGTTAATTATAAACTGTGTTTTGCATGATATccctgtttgagcccaaaagtatttttggcaagatcctttggtgggtttaagccagtgggccgatacctgctgcccaaaaataaaactactCAGGTCTGGGTtgtagcttcgcccattccgtgactCATAAGGAAACGAAACCTTCTTGAAATTGAGTagtagagattgaataggaaacttcaattaagaatccttctaaggcaaggagcagtcgaaaccctagggtataaatacagggttaagcggAGAAATCAAGGACCTTCTCTCGAATCAACTAATctcagcgattacaaagcctccccagagcaaaccttcaacctagttgaaactcggcgaccgtgcttccagccCTAGTCTCCTCgtgagccgactgccagtactactgccaccgatacacccagcgaagcaagggtaacaccctagaaacccagcgaagctaaagatacgctttagcaaacccagtgctttctcagaacttcccagtgattgctctgctcaacctacaacgttgagtatcgattttggtgaccgaagagatcacacccaaagtccttacccgtaaggaaaaagtcctttcccgaaaggcaaaagtcctttcccgaaaggcaagagaagaaccctgtgaagaggttggtgctctcctcatccacaacgcttgaagaagaagtcaggtcaaggaactaccccaacgactgcaccccgcggtgctagCACGTctgcgcaatcactcgctcaaaagagacagtttgcaagccaactggttttggagccaaacaatccCTTTGAACAGAGGCTTGGTGCTAACACCATATTTTTatcaaattttcttttattgttgttAAACGAGCGCTTCTTCTTGGACATTAACAAAGGATAGTTTGTTAATAAATTTTGTGTTTAGAGTTTCAGATTTGATGCAAAAAATTGTTATGGTTCTTCTTCTGCTGCTGTTCCTTAGTTTGTTGTTTGTCCCTGTCTCAATCTTTTATTGTTATTCAGGTATGTATTGGTCTTTTCTCAGTTATTTGGGTTAGTTGATTATTCATTGATAAATATTGTGCCTAGAAATCAAATAATTGTTTTTATCTTTTGCAGATTTAAGGAACAGTTTGCTATTAGATTCTTTAGTTTCTTTGCATCCAGGTATATAGTTAGAAATTCATCATGATATTGTTTCACTGGTTGAGATTTCCGGAACTTCAAACTGTATAAGAAAACGAGAGAATCCAATTGAATTGTAGTGGTTGTTTGTGACTAATTACACTTCTATTATACTACATTTGTTTCGTTGCTGTTCCCGTTTGATTTTAGGGCACGTctacttacttggaaggaaatGGAATGATTACGGTGTAAAAACATTCTTGCATTTACTAatacataaaggaatcggaatgattccgggtaaaagaattcatgtgtttactaacacatgaaggaatcagaatagatgtaggtctcacctccttataaggaatcgattcctgaatactcaggaattcgattatgAAGGgaggagatgagtttaggaatcattcctccggaatcaatatcgattcatttcttctctcattccatttgtctcctatttatgattattttccattccaagtaagtaaacatgcacTACTACAATTATTGGCAATGGCCACATACACATTCGTGACATATTTGGGCCAAAGGACACACATGTGCATGTCAATAGGTAATTGGCACGCTGCAGccactttttttttgggtcagtgCCCTGTGGAGGGGTTGCTTTCCCCTTAATTGTCTCAGTTTTTGTTGAGCGTGGCTTCTTTGCAATTCTGACATGGTGGGACCAAAGGGTAGGAATCAGAGTTtcaattgcttttttttttttccggtcaACAATTGCTTCTATTCACGGTCCAGTATCTAGTCCTATTGCTTCTTTGCAGTtccgaaattgaaattgatcaGATTCTTGatattattcattttatttcaaCTTTCTGGGGATCGATTGCTGAAATCAAGTTGGTGAGTACATGGGGAAGCAAATAAAGCAGCTTCACTCTGCAATTGACTTGGCCGAAATATGAAAACAGAGGCAATCCGTGTTAGTGTTGAAGAAACAAACAAGGAACAGAACTCACCGATACCAGGATCTCAATGATGATCTTCTTAGGTTCAATCACTGCCATGGTTTCAGCCTCCTACTCAGTGCTGAAATTAGGGATCTTGGATTAGAGATGATAGGCATAGACCCATACAAAATTCAATCAATAAGCCATAACCAGAAAACCATAGACAACAAAAATCATCCAATTTTTCTCCCGCATATATATCGAATAGAGccatcaaagaaaataaaataacaaacacTAAAATGGTACCTGATTGTGTTGTCGCTGGAGCTTCTCCATGGTCTCGGGTTGAAGCACGAGGAACTAGTTTTGATGGTCGATGGCTTCTTTCATCCGAGGTGATTCGCAACCTCACTCTCTACAAACACAGTATGAAATCTCTTCAATCCCTTGCTGCAAAGAAAAACCATAATCGCATAAGAAATCACAACCCCTAATTCAAAAATCGAGGGTAGGTTATACATACTAACACACCCCGACGGAGGTGAGGAAGACGACGAAGACGCTGAGGCCGACGAGGCCCATTAGGGTTTGGGTGTCGGAGAAAGTCCGGCCGAAGATAACGAGGGGCTAATCGGAGGGGCGGAAGAGGTAGAGGAAGAGCCAGGCGGCGAGGAGGTCGAGGGAGAAGGGGTGGGTGAAGAGGGAGACGACGACGATGAGGGCGACGATGGCGAGGTAGTTGACGAGGAAGTAGGAGTAGTTCTTACGGACGCGGAGGGTGGTGTCGGAGAAGGACACGGGCTTGGCGAAGGCGGAGCGGAATGCAAGCTCGGCCCAGGGGCGGCGCTGGGAGAGGCCGTTGCGGACGGTGTCGGTGATGTGGTTGATGAAGGCGCGGAAGGCCAGGGTGGTGATCCGAGGTTGGGAGGCCTGGGACTCAATGGATCCGGCGGCGGCGACAGAGGTGGTGGAGATCGGGAGGACGGGTGGGACGGTGGTTGACATTGTCGGTGGATCGGGATCTGAAATTGTATCAAGTATTTTTGTGAAGATCTGGGGAGAGCTTTTTGGGTTTATAAGGGAATTTGTGATTGAAGAATCGGAGGAAGGTCGATGGAAATAGAAACAGtaagacgagagagagagagagagagagagagagagagggagagatggTTTATTTTtccagaagaagagaaagagataaGAGTCTGAGAGAAAAAAGTATGGGTGGTCATCCCTGTTCGTGACGTGAtcgaagagaaaaaagaaagataaaatcTATAAGATTAGGACGTacagaaaagaaaaccaaaaaaaatattaaataattggtttaaataaaaaaaaaattattaaataattAGGCACCCATATTTTGTGTTTGTAGGTTGAGGATATAGACACCAACATTGAATATAAAGGTGGGTATGAGGTCTATATCCACAAATTTTTTATTATGTGGCAATACGTGTGGCCTTTGCCCACATGTGTTGTGGTGATGCCATTAGTGTAACTGGCATTTAGAATGCAATTTGTACGAGTGGCGTACTCTGAGTTAATTTACAGATCATAAGGCAAACTGATTAAAGGTTTTTGTTAATTGATATTATTTGTAATCAGTTATGGCGCCGAAGCTTACGTCTAGAATAACAAAAAGATCTTTAGGACGAGATGATCATCAGAGTGACAACAATGAAGCAGGAATACCGAGTATAACACAATTCAGGCTATCTATATCTTGCATACTTCTAATAAGGAACTGCACCATCTCCAGTTCACCACGAGATTAGAAAAGATGGTCATGTGACCATGAAGGCCTCAAATACATATTGATcacaaatttgagatgaaaactCAAATTTAAGATGAAAATTCCAATCCTATGATACATACTAATTCAACACATATTATCCAATACATATTGATAATCCTAAGTTACAGAAATATATGATACATATTGATCGTATACACTTCAAATCTAACAGACATTTTATAGGTCACTTTAAGAGCAAGTGCACTGGTTTGCTCTTGACTGGTCATAGTCAAGAAAAAGCTGATGTGGTGACCTTGTGTAGCAAAATCTATCTTCCACCGGTGGTGCCTTGACGGGGCAAAACTCACCCTTTCTTGACTACAGCCAAGAAAATAGTCATACCCATGACTATTTTCATGACCCAGGC
This portion of the Rosa chinensis cultivar Old Blush chromosome 1, RchiOBHm-V2, whole genome shotgun sequence genome encodes:
- the LOC112181690 gene encoding putative disease resistance RPP13-like protein 1, which encodes MDVELPGGSLLSSFLSRLVDGIAFVELVDFIRRQKNTTGLLKKLKIRLLAVNGVVDDAEERQIRSPAVREWLDELTDTLCHAEDLLDEIQTEDLRRKLEGGLSGESSTTTFFKSSSLVLSEFERTTDLKLVEIVYRLDLIVDQMAALALKIRGVKDRPRARLSTVPRVEEESDIYGRDEDKETIISLLLSGDETYGRIGVIPIVGMGGIGKTTLVKHVFNDARVKEEFDLQGWVYVSYDFDIVRITESIGDCQSIRSRTFFSRDPEHLLKNALAGKKFLIVLDDVWSTNYASWDFLRGQFQSGARGSKIIVTTRDLSVASMMSSLPAHLLSQLSEHDCWELFAKHAFENANGGEHPRLEVIGREIARKCQGLPLAAKSLGGLLRSELDLKQWEMILNSDIWNPPGDWIGLPALWLSYCYLPSHLKRCLAYCSIFPRGYQFTKSELVSLWMAEDLLPPSKRKTMEQVGDDYFHILISRSFFQHSGAYTQSVFTVHDLISDLAKFISGEFCVSLDGGDVSLTMVRKTRHFSYMKSHVTVEKLEGLHNARYLRTFLSIPPPQNSGTSDFRMSNKVLGNLSRTLQCLRVLDLSGYDIIALPDAVSSLKHLRQLVLSGSSIQKLPNSICTLYNLQTLSLSDCTELVELPTNLGSLINLRHLDIKGTRLEKMPPSMGKLKNLQLLTDFVLDKHSGDSIAELSELQHLHGSLLISGLDHNVDDVAALKANLRGKEYLNELRLLWKKYEPRGHVTKDSQKDREVLGQLQPHANLRELVIKSFGGSSFPDWLGDPYLSKLSSIELEDCKHCSFLPPLGKLPSLAKLSIKGFNELLSIGFELCGPFRSLKELSFIGMLKWQEWSYVDGCHEEGGVFPNLCKLTLGDCPYLTNILPLDSFPKLEDVRLFGLRSFAGSLSQESQCPTFLSLRRLSIDKCPKLVCLSDGGMDAPNLKEMRILWCGEFRSLPKQMHTLLPSLEHLQIEGCLDSFPEEGLPPALKSLEFHCNNGLFKNHQHWGLQRVSSLRDLRIWFWGGEEVCSFPERLLPTSLTSLSISNLPNVTTLEKLSCVNSLQSLYISCMPKLRSLPEEMLASSLSQLVITNCPLLQERVQKERGEAWSKIADIPCIEIDGEEI